The DNA sequence AGGGCATCAGGCGGAAGGTACCTTGCCATTCCGAGGGTGGAGATGAGTGAGAGGGGCGGCACACCCGAGGTTGAGATAAAACTTGAGGACTTCTGCCTGAAGGCCATGGAGACCGTGGAGGAGCACCTTGATGTTGATACCCTCATCAGCTTCGCAAAAAAACCAGAATTCAGGGGTTATATGGGCCCTGAAGAAATCAAAAAGGTATTCAGTCCCTGAATCCCCGTCTTTGGGATCCCAGCCATCAGGGGCTGGATCCCCTATTTCCGGGAATTAAACCATCAGGTCAGGTTTTAGATTCCCATATCCTCTTCAGGGATCTCCTCACCCTCAGTTATGGTTATACCCTCCTCGCCACCGATCTCATATGTGAGGAACTGGAGGGGTGTTTTGGTGCTTCTCATCTTGACTATGTCCATTATCCGCTCCCTGCGACCGGTGTAGGGGTTCTCCCTTCTACCAAGTTTTATGGCGCCGTATACCGAGAAGAGAGCAAGTTCATTGAACTCCTTGGAGGTTGCACTGTCCAGTATTATGACGGATGTTATACCCCGCTGTTTGAGCTCATATACGAGGAGATCAAACTGGTTCCTGAATTCATAGGCTGTGAGTTTGGCTGTGTAGCCACCCAGACTGTCTATGACAACCACCTCGGCCTCGGGGGGTATGTCATGTATTATCTTGGTGAAGTTGCCCTTCATGGGGTCCATGTCCATGCTTAGCTCTGCCTCGGTTATCCTCGCCCTTATACCTGTAAGTTCTATGAAGTTGAGGAGTCCCTTCTCCTCCAGCTCCTGGGTGTTCCAGCCGAAGGAGTTTGCCTGTATGTGGAGGTCATTGGCGTCCTCCTCTGCTGTTATGTAGACGGTGTTGTAACCCTCCATGCAGCTGCTTATGGCAAACCGCAGCCCGAAGATGGTCTTACCACACCCGGGCTCCCCTGTTATCAGAACAGATCTCCCCATGGGAAACCGCCTATGATCATCAAGTCCATTGATCCCTATCTTCAGCCTCTCCATTATGAACACCTCTATGATCTGAACTCCATGTATGATTCAATAAGTTCTGCACCGCTCATGAAAATAAGGTCATGTTCCCTGGCGTATTTCATGGCGTCCTCTGTTGAAAGAGAGTTACCTGTCCTGTCATCCATCATCTCACAGCAGACAGCAACACCGGTAAGTCCGGCCATTTCCATGAGGGCTATGCTCATCTCGGTGTGACCCCCCCTCCTGAGTACATGGCCATCAGCGGCCCTGAGGAGGGTGACATGACCGGGGGACCTGAAGAGGTCGCCGAAGCTCTCATGTCTATCATCCCTGCAGATCCCTGCAAGTTCACCTATGGTGAGGGCACGGTCATTGTCGGTTATACCGGTGAAGGTCTTCCTGTGATTCACGGTTATGGAGAAGGCGGACTTCTCATCGTAGGGTATGTCATGGGGGGATAGTTTTCCCAGGACCGGGTACCTCCCTGACGCCTCCTCCATTATATCGGTCATGTAGGGTATTCCAAGCTTCTCTGAGTTTTCCCAGGAGACAGGCACACATATGAGTCCCCCGGCGTCGTTCCTCATGATCCTTATATGCTCCGGTTTTATCTTCTCAGCAGCAACGATCATGTCTGTTTCTCTTTCACGGTTATCTGCATCAAATACAAGGACTATTTCTCCCCTTCTAAGTGCTTTAAGGGCTTCCTGAATCATGATCACAATCTCCATTGATAATCCTGATGTATATTTTATCCTGAGATTTAATCGGCGGCTATGCTGAGCTATTATCTATTCATTCCAGCCTGATGTCTGTTATTCCTGAATTTCACTGGTGTCTATATCCAGGCTAACGGTATCTCCATCCCTTAATTTAAGGGTTTTTCTGAGGTTCACAGGGGCCACAAATTCAAGACACCCCTGCCGGTGATGGGTCTTAAGGGGGAAGAGTATGGCCCCCTCAACCACCCCGTTGAGCAGGGCCTTAACGTAGAGGACATCACCGAAGCCACCGCCTCCCTGTATCACAGGGGCCCCCTCCCTTATCCTCTCCACAATTTCAGGGTCACCGACCTCTATGTTGAGGGTGCCGGGGAAGGGATCGAAGCCCAGTTTTTCCCTGAACTGGTCCCGGTATACGCTACGGGTTATGAAGTAGGCCCCCTCACCGAAACCTGATTTCACCTTTCCTCTGATAATCAGAGGTTCACCCCCTTAACCTGCACCTTATTGTTGAGAACAGCGGTCCCCTCAGGTCGATCTCCCGGTTTTTACCGGTTATGTACCTCATGGCGGTGTCCTCAAGGGTGAGGTTCAGGTCAGAGAGGGATCTTGCTATTGTGCTCCTCACCTCAACCTCCTCGGCGCCACTTACAACCATCTCCTCTATGCGGTAGGCTGCCTCGGCTGCAAGGGCCTCCATGTAGGTTATACCGGTGTTCAGGCCCTCCTTCCTGGCCCTGGTGATGAGTTCGCTGTCGAGCTCGGTTCCAGGTGGCACACCCAGGATGTTCCCATCATGTATGTAAACGGTGTTCCATACTGCGGGTCCCAGCAGCCGTGTGTTCTCCTCCACCTCAAGGGCACTCACCTCTATCCTCCGCCCAAGGAATTCCCCACTGTAGACCTCGAAGCTGCAGGGGGACGGGGCGTCTGCATGGGCCCTCCAGGTTTTGACTATCTTCTCCATGAGCATACGGCCATCTGAGGTTACAGGGTGGAGGTTTATCCTGAGCATCTCGGCGATGTCCCTGTCAGACAGTCGCCATTCACCGTATATCTGGGGGTAGACCATTTCACGCACGTCGCTTGCCTGGTTGAGGATCATGGCAACCCTTTCAACCCCCACCCCAAGGTTCATGACCTCCTGGTCTATCCCGTACATGGAAAGGGCTATCGGTGAATAGAGGCCGAATGTTGCCACCTCAACCCACTCCTTAAGGAGAGGGTGGTAGGCGTAGACCTCTGTCTGGGTGCCGGGTATGTAGTACTTGGACTTCTTCTCATCTGGGCGGAACCTGAACCTTGAAAATCCCAGGTGCTCGAGGAGCCCCTCTGCAACGGCCTTCCCCACATCAAGGGGGACCTCATGGTCAACCACCACACAGGAGGCGGAGTGATAGGTCATCAGGTGACTGGAGTCCTCCTTCTGCTCCCTCCGGAAGCAGCGGTCGATGGAGAAAAGCTTTAGTGGCATCCTGTACCTGTCGTGGATGTTCTGGAGTGATATGAACCATCCTGATGTCATGTGGGACCTGAGGGTGGTTCTCCCTGAGACTGGTTTGAGGTCCCTTATCTCAGGGAAGACCCTCTCAAGGACCCTCAGACCGTCGTGGCTCTCAACTTCAAGGGCATTGGATACCTCGAGGACGAGGTCGTCCCCTGAAAGATCCCCCTTCTTGTATGACCTGAAGACCTCCTTCAGGTTTTCTAGCTTCTCATCAGACACATCTATGCCCATATCCTCTATCATCTGGATCCTCCCGGTCCCGAGTCCGATATCGGGTCTTGGGAGACCCCCGAGGTAGAAGCACCTGTCCAGGACTGCAGGGGCCTCGGGCCCGAACTGGCGGTATATGTGCTCCTCGTCTATGAGGAGAGGGTTCACCATTTCACTGAATCCAAGGCGCAGGTAGGCCTCCCTTATCATCCAGATGGTATCATAGAGTACGTGCGATTTTCCGGTTTCGAATCGGAGGCGTGGATACTGCATGTCATGGTGGGGTTTCCTTAGACTCTTCCCACTTTCAAGCCATGCCCTTTCAAAGTCCCTCCTTGAAAGCTTCACTATATCCTTTCTTTTCAAACAGAACCCCCAGTGATCATTATCGAATAAATCAGGCGACTGATCCTGATTGAAGGCTTAAATCCATACATCACCCTCAGATTAGAACGTCCGTAGAGGACCGGGTGATGGTTCATCACCTGAGCTTGACTTTATTCTCGGTTATGGTTCATCACCTTAACTATTGACTGCCAAACCTTATAATAATGAATGCTAAAAATATTGTCCATGGAAAGTCAGGTCTATGAATGTGATGTTCTGATAATAGGCTCAGGTGGAGCTGGCTGCAGGGCAGCCATAGAAGTTTCTGAACACAATCTCACGCCATTAATAGTTTCAAAGGGATTATCATTTAAATCAGGGTGCACTGGAATGGCTGAAGGAGGATACAACGCTGCATTTGCATGTGTTGACCCCGAGGACAGTCCGGATGTGCACTTCGAGGACACCATGAGGGGTGGGGGATTCCTCAATGACCCCCAGCTTGTCCGCATACTTGTGGATGAGGCACCCGACAGGTTGAGGGACCTTGAAACATATGGAGCCCTCTTTGACAGACAGGAATCCGGGCTGCTTGACCAGAGGCCCTTTGGGGGGCAGACCTACAGGAGGACATGCTACCAGGGGGACCGCACCGGCCATGAGATGATAACAGCCCTCAAGGAGGAGGTCATACGACGGGATATAGAGACAGTTGAGGAGATCATGATAACATCCCTCCTTGTGGAGGAGGACCGTGTACTGGGAGCCATGGGTGTGTCCATAAGGGACTCAAGCACTGTGGCCTTCAGGGCGTCTTCAACCATCCTGGCAGCCGGTGGGGCCGGTCACATCTACCCCGTTACCTCCAACACCATCCAGAAGGGCGGTGATGGATTTTCAGTGGCATGGAAGGCAGGGGCTGACCTCATAGACATGGAACAGGTCCAGTTCCACCCCACGGGCATGGTCTACCCCGAGTCAAGGAGAGGGGTCCTTGTGACGGAGGCCGTGAGGGGTGAGGGCGGAATACTCCTCAACAGTGAGGGGGAGAGGTTCATGAAGAGATACGACCCCCGCGGCGAACTGGCAACAAGGGATGTTGTTGCAAGGGCAATCTACACCGAGATCATGGAGGGGAGGGGCACCGGGAATGGTGGAGTCTACCTTGATGTCAGCCACCTGCCCGATGAGGTCATAGAGGAGAAGCTTGAGACCATGCTCCTCCAGTTCCAGGATGTTGGTATTGATATAAGGTCCGAGCCAATGGAGGTGGCACCCACAGCACACCACTTCATGGGAGGCGTCAGGATAGATGAGTGGGGCAGGACAAACCTCAGGAACCTCTTTGCAGCCGGTGAGGTTACCGGTGGTGTCCATGGAGCCAACAGACTGGGCGGCAATGCACTGGCGGATACCCAGGTATTCGGAAGGAGGGCCGGGATAGCAGCTGCAAGGAACGCCATCAAATCAGCCCCGGCGTCTATCAAGTCTACTGTTGAGGAGGAGGAATACCGTATAAAGTCAATGGTGGCCGAAGGATCACACAGCCCATCCGAGATAAGGGACAGGCTTCATGAGGCCATGTGGAACGGTGTTGCCATAGTAAGGAGCCGTGAATCCCTTGAATCAGCCAGAGCAGTTATCCAGGACCTCACGACGATGATGGGGGATCTGAATGTCCCTGAGACGTCTGGCTTTAACACCTACCTCATCGAGGCCCTCGAACTTGAAAATATGCTT is a window from the Methanothermobacter thermautotrophicus str. Delta H genome containing:
- a CDS encoding ATPase domain-containing protein codes for the protein MERLKIGINGLDDHRRFPMGRSVLITGEPGCGKTIFGLRFAISSCMEGYNTVYITAEEDANDLHIQANSFGWNTQELEEKGLLNFIELTGIRARITEAELSMDMDPMKGNFTKIIHDIPPEAEVVVIDSLGGYTAKLTAYEFRNQFDLLVYELKQRGITSVIILDSATSKEFNELALFSVYGAIKLGRRENPYTGRRERIMDIVKMRSTKTPLQFLTYEIGGEEGITITEGEEIPEEDMGI
- the ribB gene encoding 3,4-dihydroxy-2-butanone-4-phosphate synthase, translating into MEIVIMIQEALKALRRGEIVLVFDADNRERETDMIVAAEKIKPEHIRIMRNDAGGLICVPVSWENSEKLGIPYMTDIMEEASGRYPVLGKLSPHDIPYDEKSAFSITVNHRKTFTGITDNDRALTIGELAGICRDDRHESFGDLFRSPGHVTLLRAADGHVLRRGGHTEMSIALMEMAGLTGVAVCCEMMDDRTGNSLSTEDAMKYAREHDLIFMSGAELIESYMEFRS
- a CDS encoding DUF120 domain-containing protein; the protein is MKSGFGEGAYFITRSVYRDQFREKLGFDPFPGTLNIEVGDPEIVERIREGAPVIQGGGGFGDVLYVKALLNGVVEGAILFPLKTHHRQGCLEFVAPVNLRKTLKLRDGDTVSLDIDTSEIQE
- the sepS gene encoding O-phosphoserine--tRNA ligase; protein product: MKRKDIVKLSRRDFERAWLESGKSLRKPHHDMQYPRLRFETGKSHVLYDTIWMIREAYLRLGFSEMVNPLLIDEEHIYRQFGPEAPAVLDRCFYLGGLPRPDIGLGTGRIQMIEDMGIDVSDEKLENLKEVFRSYKKGDLSGDDLVLEVSNALEVESHDGLRVLERVFPEIRDLKPVSGRTTLRSHMTSGWFISLQNIHDRYRMPLKLFSIDRCFRREQKEDSSHLMTYHSASCVVVDHEVPLDVGKAVAEGLLEHLGFSRFRFRPDEKKSKYYIPGTQTEVYAYHPLLKEWVEVATFGLYSPIALSMYGIDQEVMNLGVGVERVAMILNQASDVREMVYPQIYGEWRLSDRDIAEMLRINLHPVTSDGRMLMEKIVKTWRAHADAPSPCSFEVYSGEFLGRRIEVSALEVEENTRLLGPAVWNTVYIHDGNILGVPPGTELDSELITRARKEGLNTGITYMEALAAEAAYRIEEMVVSGAEEVEVRSTIARSLSDLNLTLEDTAMRYITGKNREIDLRGPLFSTIRCRLRG
- the tfrA gene encoding fumarate reductase (CoM/CoB) subunit TfrA gives rise to the protein MESQVYECDVLIIGSGGAGCRAAIEVSEHNLTPLIVSKGLSFKSGCTGMAEGGYNAAFACVDPEDSPDVHFEDTMRGGGFLNDPQLVRILVDEAPDRLRDLETYGALFDRQESGLLDQRPFGGQTYRRTCYQGDRTGHEMITALKEEVIRRDIETVEEIMITSLLVEEDRVLGAMGVSIRDSSTVAFRASSTILAAGGAGHIYPVTSNTIQKGGDGFSVAWKAGADLIDMEQVQFHPTGMVYPESRRGVLVTEAVRGEGGILLNSEGERFMKRYDPRGELATRDVVARAIYTEIMEGRGTGNGGVYLDVSHLPDEVIEEKLETMLLQFQDVGIDIRSEPMEVAPTAHHFMGGVRIDEWGRTNLRNLFAAGEVTGGVHGANRLGGNALADTQVFGRRAGIAAARNAIKSAPASIKSTVEEEEYRIKSMVAEGSHSPSEIRDRLHEAMWNGVAIVRSRESLESARAVIQDLTTMMGDLNVPETSGFNTYLIEALELENMLVTSSMVVESALIREESRGSHYRKDFPETRPEWLKSIVLNRNRRPGFIERGLKSA